Proteins from a genomic interval of Rosa chinensis cultivar Old Blush chromosome 2, RchiOBHm-V2, whole genome shotgun sequence:
- the LOC112184181 gene encoding uncharacterized protein LOC112184181, producing the protein MLLMLISGLWKNRNSQLWENKASSASDIFQRCITWLEEFHQASKPVAAAAQLPVSKKWSPESTVELTLNVDGAFLPQLPKGGLGKVLRNTSGEVQAAFQTAVQFVSSPMHAELLAIQSGLQLVRVLQFESVCIVSDCLLAVQDINNGSPILTEYGPLIEDIGFILQQLHPIKITYAPRACNKLAHRLASLAYESEQSVSWLHTIPDCIQDIVQQEIPPLI; encoded by the coding sequence ATGCTTCTGATGCTCATCTCGGGTTTATGGAAGAACAGAAACTCACAATTATGGGAAAACAAAGCTAGTTCGGCCTCTGACATTTTTCAGAGATGTATAACGTGGTTGGAGGAGTTTCACCAAGCTAGTAAGCCTGTTGCTGCTGCAGCCCAGCTACCGGTCAGTAAGAAGTGGAGTCCGGAAAGCACAGTGGAGCTTACTTTGAATGTGGATGGAGCGTTTCTTCCTCAGTTGCCAAAAGGAGGACTGGGAAAGGTTCTTCGAAATACTAGTGGAGAGGTTCAAGCTGCATTTCAAACTGCAGTTCAGTTTGTTAGCTCTCCCATGCATGCTGAACTTCTTGCAATTCAATCAGGTTTGCAACTCGTCCGCGTGCTTCAATTCGAATCGGTTTGCATTGTGTCGGACTGCTTATTGGCTGTGCAAGACATCAATAATGGATCTCCTATTCTAACAGAGTATGGACCACTAATTGAGGACATCGGGTTCATCCTACAGCAGCTGCATCCTATCAAGATTACTTATGCACCTCGTGCATGTAACAAATTAGCTCACCGGTTGGCTAGTTTAGCATATGAATCAGAGCAAAGTGTTAGCTGGTTACATACAATCCCAGATTGTATCCAGGACATTGTACAACAGGAGATTCCTCCTCTCATTTAA
- the LOC121051986 gene encoding uncharacterized protein LOC121051986: MESPPSPKDSNLFKKLRVAAVDQKQEEKSTNKRKDILTKPYIPPAPVATIKEGKWYTREKRKAMEISTSKKRKLQRRFWKAKHALEALDQGLIKPSQLVKSPEQYQKEMEDH; this comes from the exons atggagtcaccaccatccccaaaggactcCAATTTGTTCAAGAAGCTGAGAGTGGCAGCGGTTGATCAGAAACAAGAGGAGAAGTCTACGAACAAGCGCAAAGACATTCTGACCAAGCCCTACATCCCGCCTGCGCCAGTCGCCACCATTAAGGAAGGAaagtggtacaccagggaaaagagGAAGGCAATGGAAATAAGCACTTCCAAGAAGAGGAAACTGCAGCGCAGGTTTTGGAAAGCGAAGCACGCGCTAGAGGCTTTGGACCAGGGCTTGATCAAGCCTTCGCAATTGGTCAAGTCACCTGAGCagtatcagaaggagatggag gatcactgA